The genomic stretch AAGACAATCCCAAAGGCTATTACGAATTTGAGCGGGTGAAGAAATTGCCCGACGATACAGCGTGGCTCGAAGAGGCCCGCGGGCGTGTGGTGAAGGTGATTTCGCGTCTCCTGTTGCATCTGCCGCCGACCTACACTTACAAGGTCATCTTCATGCGTCGCAAGATGGAAGAAATTCTCGCGTCACAAACGCAGATGCTGATTCGACGTGGCAAGCCAACCGACACGGTTAGTGATGAGAAAATGGCAGCCCTCTTCCATAAGCATCTGCTGGACGTTGAGGCCTGGATTAAAACACAACCCAACATGGATGTGTTGTACGTCAGTTATAATGAGCTGCTCGACGCCCCCAACGATCATGTCGCTCGGATCAACGAATTTCTCGGCGGCACTCTCAATGTGGAAAAGATGAGCACCGTGATAGACCATACGTTGCATCGGCAGCGACGATAGTGTTGCTTATCATTGAAAGCATGCCGTGCGAGTGCTGTTATCAATCGCAGGATCGCGCCTGCGCCATTAAAGCCCCATCAGCTCATTTGAGTAGTGTTTGTGTAAAACGTGGGTGATAGAAAATGATCACGGTGTTGTTCGAGTCTGAGCAGAACAAACGGGAAGAATGTGAGCATCAGGTGTATTTTTTCATAGCTCGGCCTGCTCATAGCAGATGAGAGCCCGGAAATCATCGAACTGGGGAAACGCTTTGATGAAGGTCAAGTTCATCGTAGAGCTCAAGAGACTCAGCCGTATCACCTCTGCGGTTTTAGGCACACAGATGCTTGGTTGGATTGCAACATATATCCCAGCATTGATCGAACAGTTGGAGAGATTGGGCGTGTCGGTCAGAGTTGACGATGCGGATAATGGAGCGTTTGATCTAATTCATATTCACATTCCAGGCTCCACAGCGAAAAAAGTCATGAGCACCAGAATCAAGCCAATCATCTTCCACGCACACGGGTGGCGTTTTGAACCGAGCGAGCTGCGGCAGCAACGGCGGCGGCAGCCGCGCACTAGAGAATAGCCAGACGTGAAACATCTGGGTGAGCGTCATCCCCAATCCCTCGCGCCTTCAACAGCCGCCACCTGTTCCCTCATCAGCTCGTTCATGCTGTCCGGTCGCCGGCCACGCACGCGCACATTTCGGCGCGTCTCCAACGCGCCACGATTGTTTGGTCTGTTGTTCCAGACGTTGCACGGCTGGCTACCTTCTCTGAGGCCGCTTGCGCGGCCTCTGGAAGGTGATCCACTATCATGACAATGTCACACAAATGTACACGGAAAACTAGAGGCTGTTGCTTGGGATGTTCTGCTCCTGCTTGCCGATTACGTTGCTCACTCCATCGGATGACTGACTGGCATGAGTCATACCATGGGACGTTCTACTCCTGCTGCGTCCAGGTCATTTCACCAAACACGGCCTTTCTCTGAACTACTGGTCTTTTCCTTTGATCATTCTCCTTGACACTTTGCGGAATTGACGTCATGTTACACAGCCTCGTTCTGTTCAGGGACAATGGAGGATTTCTCATGAGACTCGGATTGAATCTCGGTTACTGGAGCGCAGAGCCTTCAGATCATGTCACATTAGCCCGCGAAGCGGATCAACTCGGCTACCATTCTGTGTGGACGGCGGAAGCATGGGGGTCAGACGCAGTTACGACGCTGACGTGGTTGGCCGCCAAGACGGAGCGCATCAACGTTGGCACGGCCATCATGCAGATGCCAGCTCGCACGCCTGCTATGACAGCTATGACGGCGGCGACGCTCGATCATTTAAGCGGTGGCCGATTTCTGCTTGGCCTGGGCGTGTCCGGTCCACAAGTAGTTG from Blastocatellia bacterium encodes the following:
- a CDS encoding sulfotransferase domain-containing protein, translated to MMDRNTVVVVSGLPRSGTSMMMKMLEAGGLEPLTDHIRTPDEDNPKGYYEFERVKKLPDDTAWLEEARGRVVKVISRLLLHLPPTYTYKVIFMRRKMEEILASQTQMLIRRGKPTDTVSDEKMAALFHKHLLDVEAWIKTQPNMDVLYVSYNELLDAPNDHVARINEFLGGTLNVEKMSTVIDHTLHRQRR